A DNA window from Longimicrobiaceae bacterium contains the following coding sequences:
- a CDS encoding RagB/SusD family nutrient uptake outer membrane protein, translating into MKSIQSLSIGLAAVMALTTATACVDLDEKIVAGVTADYYEQPEGFEAAVNAAYAGLWHLYGQERDMTFLEYGTDIWAGGADGSRKQWNTYDARIDPRETWLRDIWNDVYRHINTTNAVVGRAANLDPAVVDEATKTLRVAEARFLRALYYFYLLRYFGDIPISLEETTTVTNQARRAPVAEVYSTVIIPDLEAAIQALPPTADPGRATKGAAQHLLALALLYRNEPGDAERAEQLAKEVINSGVYSLMPKYSDIWTLENEAGPEVVFSLQSTNDPLTRSSGNRWHLYWGMVYDLEPGMTRTLEYGRPFRRLRPSGYMLDSLWDRSIDDRYDLSFNHVWFSNSANRPEGMELGDTAIFLPKVKTSELDQAVYCGKPYVIYTEPDDFWNAKANPIPNCSNVKGEYNPSKFPVLNKYLDPTRLSLNEEISQRDFLVYRLAETYLLVAEALVRQGKLDEAAEYVNAVRVRAAKPGFEEEMKVTAADMSLEFILAERGRELFGEGHRWFDLVRFGKLVEYVRARNMDAAPNIQDYHTLRPIPQSQIDLTRNEDGTPFPQNPGYGVAEE; encoded by the coding sequence ATGAAATCCATACAATCACTCTCGATCGGCCTCGCCGCGGTCATGGCGTTGACGACCGCGACCGCCTGTGTCGATCTCGACGAGAAGATCGTCGCAGGCGTGACGGCGGACTACTACGAGCAACCCGAAGGTTTCGAGGCCGCGGTGAATGCCGCCTACGCCGGGCTCTGGCACCTGTACGGCCAGGAGCGCGACATGACCTTCCTGGAGTACGGTACCGACATCTGGGCGGGAGGCGCCGACGGTAGCCGGAAGCAGTGGAATACCTACGACGCCCGCATCGACCCGCGGGAGACATGGCTGCGGGACATCTGGAACGATGTGTATCGGCACATCAACACCACCAACGCAGTGGTAGGGCGAGCGGCGAACCTCGACCCCGCCGTCGTCGACGAGGCGACCAAGACCTTGCGGGTGGCGGAGGCACGCTTTCTCCGCGCGCTGTACTACTTCTATCTCCTGCGCTACTTCGGCGACATACCGATCTCCCTGGAGGAGACCACCACGGTGACCAACCAGGCGCGCCGGGCTCCGGTGGCGGAGGTCTACTCGACCGTGATCATTCCGGATCTGGAAGCAGCAATCCAGGCGCTACCGCCTACGGCGGATCCCGGTCGGGCCACCAAGGGAGCAGCGCAGCACCTTCTCGCCCTCGCTCTTCTCTACCGGAACGAGCCGGGTGATGCGGAGCGCGCGGAGCAGCTCGCAAAGGAGGTCATCAATTCGGGAGTTTACTCCCTGATGCCGAAGTACTCCGACATCTGGACGCTGGAGAACGAGGCGGGCCCGGAGGTGGTCTTCTCTCTCCAGTCCACCAACGATCCGCTCACGCGCTCGAGCGGCAACCGTTGGCATCTCTACTGGGGGATGGTCTATGACCTCGAGCCTGGCATGACCCGTACGCTCGAGTACGGGCGTCCCTTCCGCCGGCTGCGGCCATCCGGCTACATGCTGGATTCCCTCTGGGATCGGAGCATCGACGACCGCTACGACCTGAGCTTCAACCACGTCTGGTTTTCCAACAGCGCCAACCGGCCCGAGGGGATGGAGCTCGGGGACACCGCGATCTTCCTGCCGAAGGTCAAGACCTCCGAGCTGGATCAGGCTGTGTACTGTGGCAAGCCCTACGTGATCTACACGGAGCCGGACGACTTCTGGAACGCGAAGGCGAATCCGATTCCGAACTGCTCCAACGTCAAGGGCGAATACAACCCGAGCAAGTTCCCGGTCCTCAACAAGTACCTGGATCCCACCCGCCTCTCGCTGAACGAGGAGATCAGCCAGCGCGACTTCCTCGTCTACCGGCTGGCTGAAACCTACCTGCTGGTGGCGGAGGCTCTGGTCCGCCAGGGCAAGCTGGACGAAGCCGCGGAGTACGTGAACGCGGTCCGCGTGCGGGCGGCCAAGCCCGGCTTCGAGGAGGAGATGAAGGTGACCGCGGCCGACATGAGCCTGGAGTTCATTCTGGCCGAGCGGGGCCGCGAGCTCTTCGGCGAGGGGCACCGCTGGTTCGACCTGGTGCGCTTCGGCAAGCTGGTCGAGTATGTCCGCGCCAGGAACATGGACGCGGCGCCGAACATCCAGGATTACCATACCCTGCGGCCGATTCCGCAGTCACAGATCGACCTGACGCGGAACGAGGACGGCACGCCGTTCCCGCAGAACCCGGGATACGGGGTAGCGGAGGAGTAG
- a CDS encoding NADPH-dependent assimilatory sulfite reductase hemoprotein subunit produces MSTIVDDVALSEVERLKEESLGLRGGLAAELDNDSSHLSEASKQILKFHGSYQQEDRDLRKERKKAGLEPAYQFMVRSKVPGGVLTAAQYLLHDRLADDYGNGTLRITTRQGFQFHGVLKGNLRRHIHELNDALVTTFGACGDVVRNVVTCPAPIAGGLREEVIEWARRIRDETLPRSRAYHEIWIEGQSVTREEAEPDPLYGERYLPRKFKIGFAFPDDNCTDVHSNDLGLLVIPENGRIRGFNVLVGGGLGMTHNKADTYPRLADPLAFVEPDELIDVIKAVIGVQRDYGNRVNRRRARLKYVLDERGLPWFREQVESYLGRPLQDPLPVEVSGIEDHLGWHEQGDGRWFRGVWVENGRVLDREGLRLRIAIREVVARFGADIHLTTQQNLLLVNIAPEDRSAVDDILRTHGVIAPEELTPARRWSMACPAIPTCPLAVAESERVLPGIMDELEVALSRIGLADETISVRMTGCPNGCARPYTADLAFVGRSLNKYVIYVGGNLEGTRLGTEYASLVPLDQLVTTVRPLLERFRDERREGERFGDFWNRVGVEPLEPAGASR; encoded by the coding sequence ATGAGCACGATCGTCGATGATGTGGCCCTGAGCGAGGTCGAGAGGCTGAAGGAGGAGAGCCTCGGTCTGCGCGGGGGGCTCGCGGCGGAGCTGGACAACGACAGCAGTCACCTCAGCGAGGCGTCGAAGCAGATCCTCAAGTTCCACGGCTCCTACCAGCAGGAAGACCGCGACCTGCGCAAGGAGCGGAAGAAGGCGGGGCTGGAGCCGGCTTATCAGTTCATGGTCCGCTCCAAGGTACCGGGCGGGGTTTTGACCGCGGCCCAGTACCTTCTGCACGACCGCCTGGCGGACGACTATGGCAATGGCACCCTGCGGATCACCACGCGCCAGGGCTTCCAATTCCACGGTGTGCTGAAGGGGAACCTGCGACGCCACATTCACGAGCTGAACGACGCCCTGGTGACCACCTTCGGAGCTTGCGGCGACGTGGTCCGCAACGTGGTGACCTGCCCGGCGCCGATCGCCGGCGGCCTGCGGGAGGAGGTGATCGAGTGGGCGCGTCGCATCCGCGATGAGACGCTCCCGCGCTCGCGCGCATATCACGAGATCTGGATCGAGGGGCAGTCGGTTACCCGCGAGGAGGCAGAGCCCGACCCGCTGTACGGCGAGCGCTACCTGCCCCGGAAGTTCAAGATCGGGTTTGCCTTTCCCGACGACAACTGCACCGATGTGCACTCCAACGATCTCGGGTTGCTGGTGATCCCCGAGAACGGTCGCATTCGCGGCTTCAACGTGCTCGTTGGTGGTGGTCTGGGGATGACGCACAACAAGGCCGACACCTATCCGCGCCTCGCCGACCCGCTCGCTTTCGTCGAGCCGGACGAGCTGATCGACGTGATCAAGGCGGTAATCGGAGTGCAGCGCGACTACGGCAACCGGGTGAACCGCAGACGCGCGCGTCTGAAGTATGTGCTGGACGAGCGCGGGCTACCCTGGTTCCGCGAGCAGGTGGAGAGTTATCTCGGCCGACCGCTGCAGGACCCCCTGCCCGTCGAGGTCTCCGGCATCGAGGACCACCTTGGCTGGCACGAGCAGGGAGACGGTCGCTGGTTCCGGGGGGTGTGGGTGGAGAACGGGCGCGTGCTCGATCGCGAGGGGCTGCGGCTGCGCATCGCGATCCGCGAGGTGGTGGCGCGCTTCGGTGCGGACATTCACCTCACCACGCAGCAGAATCTCCTCCTGGTCAACATCGCTCCGGAGGACCGCAGTGCGGTCGACGACATCCTCCGCACTCACGGTGTGATCGCGCCAGAGGAGCTGACTCCGGCCAGGCGCTGGTCGATGGCCTGCCCGGCGATCCCCACCTGCCCGCTCGCGGTGGCGGAATCCGAGCGCGTGCTTCCAGGCATCATGGACGAGCTGGAGGTCGCGCTCTCCCGGATCGGGCTCGCCGACGAGACGATCTCCGTCCGTATGACCGGTTGCCCCAATGGGTGCGCCCGGCCGTATACGGCCGACCTGGCTTTCGTGGGGCGGTCGTTGAACAAGTACGTGATCTACGTGGGAGGCAACCTGGAGGGTACGCGACTCGGAACCGAGTACGCCAGCCTGGTCCCACTCGATCAGCTGGTCACCACCGTACGCCCATTGCTCGAGCGGTTCCGGGACGAGCGGCGGGAAGGGGAGCGGTTCGGTGATTTCTGGAACCGCGTGGGCGTGGAGCCGCTGGAGCCAGCGGGAGCATCCCGATGA
- a CDS encoding sulfurtransferase, with protein sequence MSGTTTQSTPIENRGYAHPEALVSTDWVAEHLNDPSIRIVESNEDVLLYDTGHIPGAVKIDWHADLNDPVQRDYLTPERFAELMSSKGISPDTTVVFYGDKNNWWATYALWVFQLFGHNKVKIMDGGRKKWEDEGRELTTEVPQYPRTEYPVPTRDDSAIRAFREDVLEHLKRGNPLVDVRSPDEYKGLKLHMPEYPQEGALRGGHIPTAKNVPWARAANPDTGEFRSADELKAIYEGEIGLKKDDDVIAYCRIGERSSHTWFVLKYLLGFDKVRNYDGSWTEWGNMVRAPIEK encoded by the coding sequence ATGTCGGGTACGACGACGCAGAGCACGCCGATCGAGAACCGGGGTTACGCTCACCCCGAGGCACTCGTCAGCACCGACTGGGTGGCTGAGCACCTGAACGACCCCTCGATCCGGATCGTCGAGTCCAACGAGGATGTGCTGCTCTACGACACCGGGCACATTCCCGGGGCGGTGAAGATCGACTGGCATGCCGACCTGAATGACCCGGTGCAGCGCGACTACCTGACGCCGGAACGCTTCGCCGAGCTGATGAGCTCGAAGGGGATCTCGCCGGACACGACGGTCGTCTTCTACGGGGACAAGAACAACTGGTGGGCGACCTACGCGCTCTGGGTGTTCCAACTCTTCGGCCACAACAAGGTCAAGATCATGGACGGCGGGCGGAAGAAGTGGGAGGACGAGGGCCGTGAGCTCACCACCGAGGTGCCGCAGTACCCGCGCACCGAGTACCCGGTACCCACCCGCGACGACTCGGCAATCCGCGCCTTCCGCGAGGACGTCCTCGAGCACCTGAAGCGGGGGAATCCCCTGGTCGACGTTCGGAGCCCGGACGAGTACAAGGGCCTCAAGCTGCACATGCCCGAGTATCCGCAGGAGGGGGCGCTGCGTGGGGGACATATTCCCACTGCGAAGAATGTCCCCTGGGCGAGGGCGGCCAATCCGGATACCGGGGAGTTTCGCAGCGCCGATGAGCTGAAGGCGATCTACGAGGGCGAGATTGGCCTGAAGAAGGACGACGACGTGATCGCGTACTGCCGGATCGGGGAGCGCAGCAGCCACACCTGGTTCGTGCTGAAGTACCTGCTGGGCTTCGACAAGGTGCGCAACTACGACGGCTCCTGGACGGAATGGGGCAACATGGTGCGCGCGCCGATCGAGAAGTAA
- the cysD gene encoding sulfate adenylyltransferase subunit CysD — MTIPQPKDSFELDPSAGDQTGYSYRQSHLAQLESEAIFVMREVAAQFERPVMLFSGGKDSIVMVHLARKAFWPGKFPFPLLHIDTGHNFPETIEFRDAMVAEVGCELIVRYVQDSIDQGRCQEEPGPNPSRNALQTVTLLDAIRELKVDAAFGGGRRDEEKARAKERFFSHRDAFGQWDPKNQRPELWNLFNGRKNLGEHFRVFPLSNWTEMDVWQYIAQEQIRLPSIYFAHQREVVERDGILLAVGEHNRLVGDERSEIRTVRCRTVGDMTCTGVWESTASTVEEIIQEVAAARVAERGGRSDDKRSEAAMEDRKRAGYF, encoded by the coding sequence ATGACTATTCCACAGCCGAAAGATTCGTTCGAGCTCGACCCCTCAGCGGGTGATCAGACGGGCTACTCGTATCGCCAGAGTCACCTGGCCCAGCTCGAGAGCGAGGCGATCTTCGTGATGCGCGAGGTCGCGGCGCAGTTCGAGCGGCCGGTGATGCTCTTCTCGGGCGGCAAGGATTCGATCGTCATGGTGCACCTGGCACGCAAGGCTTTCTGGCCAGGGAAGTTCCCCTTCCCGCTGCTGCACATCGACACCGGGCACAACTTCCCCGAGACCATCGAGTTCCGCGATGCCATGGTGGCGGAGGTCGGTTGTGAGCTGATCGTGCGCTACGTGCAGGACTCGATCGACCAGGGTCGATGCCAGGAGGAGCCGGGACCGAACCCGAGCCGCAACGCGCTGCAGACCGTCACGCTGCTGGATGCCATCCGAGAGCTGAAGGTCGACGCCGCCTTCGGCGGGGGGCGCCGCGACGAGGAAAAGGCGCGTGCCAAGGAGCGTTTCTTCAGCCACCGCGACGCCTTCGGCCAGTGGGACCCGAAGAACCAGCGCCCCGAGCTGTGGAATCTGTTCAACGGTCGCAAGAACCTGGGCGAGCACTTCCGCGTCTTCCCGCTCTCCAACTGGACGGAGATGGACGTCTGGCAGTACATCGCGCAGGAACAGATCAGGCTTCCCAGCATCTACTTCGCGCACCAGCGGGAGGTGGTGGAGCGCGACGGAATCCTGCTCGCGGTGGGCGAACACAACCGCCTGGTCGGCGATGAGCGCTCCGAGATCCGGACCGTCCGCTGCCGCACCGTCGGCGACATGACCTGCACGGGAGTCTGGGAGAGTACCGCGTCCACCGTGGAGGAGATCATCCAGGAGGTCGCCGCCGCCCGCGTTGCCGAGCGCGGCGGTCGCAGCGACGACAAGCGCAGCGAAGCGGCCATGGAAGACCGGAAGCGCGCGGGATATTTCTGA
- a CDS encoding SLC13 family permease produces MTWEGWFTLLVVVAVVAVMVWDVAPPMVAILGGDVALLLAGVITTEQAFAGFSNPAPITVAALFVVAAAVEKTGALQPLIAAILGNGDGGRPRLLRLLAPTAAASAFLNNTPIVAMLTPQVSDWASKRGLSASRYLMPISFATILGGVLTLIGTSTNLVVSGLMQAYGLEPMGMFEITRIGLPVAVTGITLLVLLSPILLPERRPARVQFEEESREYVVHQVVAPGGPLDGQTVESAGLRHLQGVFLVEIERAGETIAPATPNTLLRGGDRLAFVGQVDLIRDLQMIRGLIPAEQHHAAWLDGSDHTFFEVVISGTSRLVGSTLKESNFRSRYQAAVLAMHRAGERVQAKLGEVVLRAGDTLLLVADSGFADRWRNRSDFLLVSHLGGSPPPSTRQAWFVGIVTAGIVALSGLGLVPIVHAAILGAITLVVGKALSLPEARRAIDMDTLVVIAASFGIGSALENSGVAALLGSSIVETFQSAGALVVLLGVVLSTIALTELITNNAAAVLMFPIAMAAARQIDADPRPFAIALAAAASASFLTPIGYQTNTMVYGPGGYRFGDYFRLGFPLTLTVILTIALFVPLFWSF; encoded by the coding sequence ATGACGTGGGAAGGCTGGTTCACACTGCTGGTGGTGGTGGCGGTGGTCGCGGTCATGGTGTGGGATGTGGCCCCGCCGATGGTGGCCATTCTGGGTGGCGACGTCGCCCTTCTCCTGGCGGGTGTTATCACGACGGAACAAGCCTTCGCGGGCTTTTCCAACCCTGCCCCGATCACCGTGGCGGCGCTCTTTGTGGTGGCCGCGGCCGTGGAGAAAACCGGAGCCTTGCAACCGCTCATCGCCGCGATTCTGGGGAACGGTGACGGTGGTCGCCCGCGGTTGCTGCGCCTACTGGCGCCAACGGCTGCCGCCTCGGCGTTCCTCAACAACACGCCGATCGTTGCGATGTTGACGCCGCAGGTGTCGGATTGGGCCAGCAAGAGGGGCCTGTCCGCGTCGCGCTATCTGATGCCGATCAGCTTCGCGACGATCCTCGGGGGGGTTCTCACTCTGATCGGAACGTCCACCAATCTGGTGGTGTCGGGCTTGATGCAGGCATACGGTCTCGAGCCGATGGGGATGTTCGAGATCACGCGGATTGGCCTGCCAGTCGCCGTTACGGGGATCACCCTGCTGGTGTTGCTCTCCCCGATTCTGCTGCCGGAGCGGCGGCCCGCGCGTGTTCAGTTCGAGGAAGAATCACGGGAGTACGTGGTTCACCAGGTGGTGGCACCCGGCGGTCCCCTGGACGGGCAGACGGTGGAGTCGGCGGGGCTACGCCACCTGCAGGGGGTCTTCCTGGTCGAGATCGAACGTGCGGGCGAGACCATCGCCCCCGCGACACCGAACACGCTGCTGCGCGGCGGCGATAGGCTCGCGTTCGTAGGCCAGGTCGATCTGATCCGGGATCTGCAGATGATCCGCGGGCTCATTCCCGCAGAGCAGCATCACGCCGCCTGGCTCGACGGATCCGACCATACCTTCTTCGAGGTGGTGATCAGCGGCACCTCGCGGCTGGTGGGTTCGACGCTCAAGGAGTCCAACTTCCGCAGCCGATATCAGGCGGCAGTGCTGGCGATGCATCGCGCGGGCGAGCGTGTGCAGGCGAAGCTGGGTGAGGTGGTGTTGCGTGCCGGTGATACGCTGCTCCTGGTGGCCGACAGCGGCTTCGCCGATCGCTGGCGCAACCGAAGCGACTTCCTGCTCGTCTCCCACCTGGGCGGATCGCCGCCGCCGAGCACGCGGCAGGCCTGGTTCGTCGGGATCGTGACGGCAGGTATCGTCGCCCTGTCCGGACTGGGATTGGTTCCCATTGTGCACGCAGCGATTCTCGGGGCGATCACCCTGGTGGTGGGAAAGGCGTTGTCACTGCCCGAGGCGCGCCGTGCGATCGACATGGACACCCTGGTCGTGATCGCCGCCTCGTTCGGGATCGGCTCGGCGCTCGAGAATTCGGGTGTTGCGGCGTTGCTTGGAAGCTCGATCGTGGAGACGTTTCAGTCGGCTGGTGCGCTGGTGGTGTTGCTGGGGGTGGTGCTCTCCACCATTGCCCTGACCGAGCTGATCACCAACAACGCGGCCGCGGTCCTGATGTTCCCGATCGCCATGGCCGCTGCCCGGCAGATCGATGCTGACCCTCGCCCGTTCGCGATCGCGTTGGCGGCGGCGGCTTCGGCGAGCTTTCTGACGCCGATCGGGTACCAGACCAATACCATGGTCTACGGTCCGGGCGGATATCGATTCGGGGACTACTTCCGTCTCGGGTTTCCGCTGACGCTGACGGTGATTCTCACCATCGCACTCTTTGTCCCGTTATTCTGGTCGTTCTAA
- a CDS encoding O-succinylhomoserine sulfhydrylase has protein sequence MSHRPFHPETLAVRTQAARGPEREHSVPLYLTSSFVFDNAEQARALFAEEEVGNVYSRYSNPNIDELVRKLCALEGAEDGIATASGMAAVFATFAALLSAGDHVVASRALFGSTHQLLTRVLPRFGITASYVDTTATAADWEAAMRPETRMVFVETPSNPGLDLIDMAQLNGLCRAHGALLVVDNCFATPYLQRPIDFGADIVVHSATKFIDGQGRTLGGAVLGSGELMRELRFFARHTGPAISPFNAWVLSKSLETLAVRMDRHCETALALARHFEGHPEVEQVRYPFLESHPQHELARRQMRAGGGIVVLVIRGGLERARRFLDSVRMLSHSTNLGDTRSIVTHPTSTTHSKLSEEERQQVGIVPGLIRISVGLEHPDDIIGDVEHALTASA, from the coding sequence ATGTCCCATCGACCGTTCCACCCGGAGACGCTCGCCGTCCGCACGCAGGCCGCGCGCGGGCCCGAGCGCGAGCACTCCGTACCGCTCTACCTCACTTCCAGCTTCGTCTTCGACAATGCGGAGCAAGCGCGGGCGCTCTTTGCCGAAGAGGAAGTTGGCAACGTCTACAGTCGCTACTCCAACCCCAACATCGACGAGCTCGTACGGAAGCTCTGTGCGCTCGAAGGCGCGGAGGACGGCATCGCCACAGCCAGCGGTATGGCGGCCGTGTTCGCCACCTTCGCGGCGCTGCTGAGCGCGGGTGACCACGTGGTCGCGTCGCGCGCGCTGTTCGGATCGACGCACCAGCTCCTCACGCGGGTGCTTCCGCGCTTCGGCATCACGGCGAGCTACGTCGATACCACCGCCACGGCGGCTGACTGGGAAGCTGCCATGCGCCCTGAGACCCGCATGGTCTTCGTCGAGACCCCCTCCAACCCGGGGCTCGACCTGATCGACATGGCGCAGCTGAACGGCCTGTGTCGCGCGCATGGCGCCCTGCTGGTGGTGGATAACTGCTTCGCCACACCATACCTGCAGCGACCGATCGATTTCGGGGCCGATATCGTGGTTCACTCGGCCACCAAGTTCATCGACGGGCAGGGGCGGACGCTCGGCGGGGCAGTCCTCGGCTCGGGGGAGCTGATGCGCGAGCTGCGCTTCTTCGCTCGGCACACCGGCCCCGCGATCTCGCCCTTCAACGCGTGGGTGCTCTCCAAGAGCCTGGAGACGCTGGCGGTGCGCATGGACCGCCACTGCGAGACGGCGCTGGCGCTGGCGCGGCACTTCGAGGGCCACCCCGAGGTCGAGCAGGTACGCTATCCGTTCCTGGAGAGCCATCCGCAACACGAGCTCGCGCGGCGGCAGATGCGGGCGGGCGGCGGCATAGTCGTGCTCGTGATCCGCGGTGGATTGGAGCGCGCTCGCCGCTTTCTCGACTCGGTGCGGATGCTCTCGCACAGCACGAACCTCGGCGATACGCGCAGCATCGTCACCCACCCAACCTCCACGACGCACTCCAAGCTGTCCGAGGAGGAGCGGCAACAGGTGGGTATCGTGCCCGGGCTGATCCGCATCTCCGTCGGCCTCGAGCACCCGGACGACATCATCGGGGATGTTGAGCACGCGCTGACGGCTTCGGCCTGA
- a CDS encoding M67 family metallopeptidase yields the protein MPAQLAREFEEEAVQPWLVSQVVVSGPVRDSLRAHATRAYPEEACGLLIGRIEAEEVLITRAVPCPNQAPLAERHHRFSIDPRAVINVRRTLRGSPESVVGFYHSHTNGRAVPSALDVTHIRLWPETVWVIVPEGGEPGAAPRAWWLDEREAEVRELTIEVAALGSGRLVCPE from the coding sequence ATGCCCGCACAGCTCGCCAGGGAGTTCGAAGAAGAGGCGGTCCAGCCGTGGCTGGTCAGCCAGGTGGTGGTCAGCGGTCCCGTGCGCGATTCGCTGCGGGCTCACGCGACGCGGGCTTACCCGGAGGAGGCCTGCGGTCTCCTCATAGGCCGCATCGAGGCGGAGGAGGTGCTGATCACCCGCGCGGTCCCCTGCCCGAACCAGGCGCCGCTTGCGGAGCGGCACCACCGCTTCAGCATCGACCCGCGGGCGGTCATCAACGTGCGGCGCACGCTGCGCGGAAGTCCCGAGTCGGTCGTGGGCTTCTATCACTCCCACACGAACGGGCGGGCGGTCCCCTCGGCGCTCGATGTGACGCACATCCGCCTCTGGCCGGAAACGGTCTGGGTCATCGTACCGGAGGGGGGAGAACCCGGAGCGGCCCCCAGGGCGTGGTGGCTCGACGAAAGAGAGGCGGAGGTGAGGGAGTTGACCATCGAGGTGGCGGCGCTCGGCTCGGGCCGGCTCGTCTGCCCTGAATGA
- a CDS encoding ferredoxin family protein, translated as MIAEPCIGTKDASCVEVCPVDCIYEAEDMYYINPEECIDCGACEPECPVQAIFPDTDVPPEWAEYIERNRALSGA; from the coding sequence GTGATCGCCGAGCCGTGCATCGGGACCAAGGACGCAAGCTGTGTCGAAGTGTGCCCGGTGGACTGCATCTACGAGGCGGAGGACATGTACTACATCAACCCCGAGGAGTGCATCGACTGTGGGGCGTGCGAGCCGGAGTGCCCGGTGCAGGCGATCTTCCCGGACACCGACGTCCCGCCGGAGTGGGCGGAGTACATCGAACGGAACCGGGCGCTATCCGGCGCCTGA
- a CDS encoding phosphoadenylyl-sulfate reductase — protein sequence MSAATLAPEARPSSAAAWRALNEELDDAPVEDILRVAIHAFDPAKLAVVSAFGPASLVVLYHISRLAPRLPVIFIDTLHHFPETLEHVERVTRHFGLNLEVYRPAATRDKFESRYGPRLWERDLDLYQRVSKVEPFRRATANLDGWITGRRREQSETRAHLPIFEVGDWIKVNPLARWTRGQVWNFILDHGIPYNPLHDLGYASIGDAPLTTPVQVGEPERAGRWRGLGRTECGIHQL from the coding sequence ATGAGCGCCGCGACACTCGCCCCGGAGGCACGGCCTTCCTCAGCCGCAGCCTGGAGGGCGCTGAACGAAGAACTGGACGACGCGCCCGTAGAAGATATTCTACGGGTAGCGATCCATGCCTTCGACCCCGCGAAGCTCGCGGTGGTCTCGGCATTCGGGCCCGCCAGCCTGGTGGTGCTGTACCACATCTCCCGCCTGGCTCCGCGCTTGCCGGTGATCTTCATTGATACGCTCCACCATTTTCCGGAAACGCTGGAGCACGTGGAGCGGGTCACACGGCATTTCGGTCTCAATCTGGAGGTCTATCGACCGGCCGCCACGCGGGATAAGTTCGAAAGCCGGTACGGTCCCCGTTTGTGGGAACGTGACCTGGACCTCTATCAACGCGTCTCCAAGGTCGAACCCTTCCGCCGAGCGACGGCGAACCTCGACGGCTGGATTACTGGACGGCGGAGGGAGCAGTCGGAGACCCGCGCCCATCTCCCGATTTTCGAGGTGGGTGACTGGATCAAGGTGAACCCGCTCGCCCGCTGGACGCGGGGGCAGGTCTGGAACTTCATTCTCGACCACGGGATTCCTTACAATCCGCTGCACGACCTGGGATACGCCAGCATCGGCGACGCCCCTCTGACAACCCCCGTGCAGGTGGGGGAACCGGAGCGGGCGGGGCGCTGGAGGGGCCTGGGCCGGACGGAGTGCGGGATTCACCAGCTGTAA